A window of the bacterium genome harbors these coding sequences:
- a CDS encoding PP2C family protein-serine/threonine phosphatase: MNTYNTSQKSEPRIRQTIRSDFRQTKIKEEFKSEYKDLKQYFLTEERKKKLESMNAFKKFFVLPWWLLKAMYLRLTPFRRILFFIGLIVLITSGNIQTDGSETTLSLNISAILVGIIFLFILALELKDKLLAKTELEEGRAIQQALMPEQSPKVNGWDIWLFTRSANDVGGDLLDFIQVGENKFGVAVGDVAGKGLSAALLMAKLQSTIRAIIYDQLPLSRMCQKLNSIFYRDSPSKIFASLVYTEISNSSGEINFINAGHYPPLVVKKEQIIKLSKESPALGLMINADFSEKSISLEKDEFMLIYSDGLTEAQNVSGDFFEEKRLIDLLNKKHYLTSRQLGEMIIENVDFFRGKVPAHDDLTLAILKKV, encoded by the coding sequence ATGAATACTTACAATACATCTCAAAAATCCGAACCCCGAATCCGGCAAACTATCCGAAGCGATTTCCGGCAGACAAAAATCAAAGAAGAATTCAAATCCGAGTATAAAGATCTGAAGCAATATTTTCTGACTGAAGAGCGGAAGAAAAAGCTTGAGAGCATGAACGCATTTAAGAAATTTTTTGTTCTTCCGTGGTGGCTCCTAAAAGCGATGTATCTCCGGCTGACTCCGTTCAGAAGAATTCTTTTTTTCATAGGGTTAATAGTATTAATAACATCTGGAAACATCCAAACAGATGGAAGTGAGACAACACTGTCCTTGAATATATCAGCTATACTTGTCGGAATAATTTTTTTATTCATACTTGCGCTTGAATTAAAAGATAAACTATTGGCAAAAACAGAGCTTGAGGAAGGCAGAGCAATCCAGCAGGCATTGATGCCGGAACAATCACCAAAAGTAAATGGATGGGATATCTGGCTGTTCACTCGTTCGGCGAATGATGTTGGAGGTGATTTACTTGATTTTATTCAGGTTGGAGAAAATAAATTTGGTGTTGCTGTCGGTGATGTTGCTGGCAAAGGATTGAGTGCTGCACTGCTGATGGCAAAGCTGCAATCAACTATCCGCGCAATAATTTATGATCAGCTTCCTTTGAGTAGAATGTGTCAAAAGTTAAATTCGATTTTTTACAGAGATAGTCCTTCCAAAATATTCGCTTCACTTGTTTATACTGAGATATCAAATTCATCCGGTGAGATTAATTTTATTAATGCCGGACATTATCCTCCTTTGGTTGTTAAGAAGGAACAAATCATAAAGTTAAGTAAAGAATCGCCGGCACTTGGATTAATGATTAATGCTGATTTCTCAGAAAAAAGTATTTCTCTTGAAAAAGATGAATTTATGTTGATTTATTCCGATGGATTGACTGAAGCACAAAATGTTTCAGGTGATTTCTTTGAAGAGAAAAGGCTGATTGATCTACTGAATAAGAAACACTATTTAACTTCCCGGCAGCTCGGAGAGATGATAATTGAAAATGTAGACTTCTTCAGGGGAAAAGTGCCAGCACACGATGATTTAACTCTTGCGATTTTGAAGAAGGTTTGA
- a CDS encoding endonuclease domain-containing protein — MKTFNRKNLKDKRKHLRNNATQAEAFLWGYLKNSQFEGRKFRRQSSVKNFIVDFYCPEEKLVIELDGDFHFDEKAIKDDENRTKQIEAEGIKVIRFENQEVLLNLDKVLKEIKSHFRKE, encoded by the coding sequence ATGAAGACTTTTAACAGAAAGAATCTGAAGGATAAAAGAAAACATCTTCGAAACAATGCAACCCAAGCTGAAGCATTTCTGTGGGGATACTTGAAGAACAGTCAGTTTGAAGGAAGAAAATTCAGAAGACAGTCAAGCGTAAAAAATTTTATTGTTGATTTTTACTGTCCGGAAGAAAAACTGGTTATTGAACTCGATGGAGATTTTCACTTCGACGAAAAAGCAATTAAAGATGACGAGAATAGAACAAAGCAGATTGAAGCTGAAGGAATAAAAGTAATCAGATTTGAAAATCAGGAAGTATTATTAAATCTTGATAAAGTGCTTAAAGAAATAAAAAGCCATTTCAGAAAAGAATAA
- a CDS encoding right-handed parallel beta-helix repeat-containing protein: protein MNDYKKYYQTLFLILFFLLIAYSLPLNATIRFVSKTGSSIPPYTSWETAADSIQKCINISVFGDTIYVANGVYQEQVVMIPGLALIGAGTDSCVVDSRIYPPSGNKTITMKDSCLVTGFYIRTSNDFNYGYGIYATGQNGLITENKFSNSNTGILLWFSDIQAYRNYYFNLRIGVLLYNSNSRISRNDIFTLAETLGEGIYITADNSNYKPVIDSNYIETKSNGITKSPGTRSTITNNIIILKGGIDGIFLHSFASDSNWVFNNKIYAEQGIDAIYTNGSNHLYIVNNYATGNFQDLEYVISIGPNHSVKNNVVTNAERGIEAWGTQNLIFKYNNVWNNDINYYGFTPDTTNLSVDPMVVNDDTTQGDLDFHLEKYSPLIDAGDPTILDRDGSRSDIGLYGGPYGWTYTYEDLAPRPPHNVTATIEEGLVKLTWNKNTEADFSHYRIYRDTVTILIYDSTKMIAETPDTFYYDQLPPVNKETRFYYVITAFDNQGNQSYPSEEINVLVTGLGEHPPKGYDGYRLLANYPNPFNPSTKIPYRLKERGHVRLSIYDLKGELVRILVNEWQEKGYYEVVFQPNAEDKSKITKFEVMMGKTYSHMSSGMYIYSIQVIDERNIPVFTDSEKMILLK, encoded by the coding sequence TTGAACGACTACAAAAAATATTACCAAACTCTCTTCCTGATTTTATTTTTCCTTCTTATCGCTTACAGCTTACCGCTTAACGCTACGATTAGATTTGTCAGCAAAACCGGAAGCAGCATACCACCCTACACAAGCTGGGAAACCGCCGCAGACAGCATACAAAAGTGTATTAACATTTCTGTCTTTGGCGATACCATTTATGTTGCCAACGGAGTTTACCAAGAACAGGTTGTGATGATACCGGGGTTAGCACTCATTGGTGCAGGAACAGATTCCTGCGTCGTGGATAGCAGGATTTACCCTCCTTCTGGCAATAAAACAATTACGATGAAAGATTCTTGTCTTGTGACAGGGTTCTATATTCGAACTTCTAATGACTTTAATTATGGATATGGTATTTACGCAACAGGACAAAATGGGTTGATAACAGAAAACAAATTTTCTAATTCTAATACAGGTATTTTGCTTTGGTTCTCCGATATTCAAGCTTATAGAAATTATTATTTCAATCTACGAATTGGTGTTTTATTATATAATTCTAATTCTAGAATAAGCAGAAATGATATTTTTACATTAGCCGAGACACTCGGTGAAGGTATTTATATAACAGCTGATAATTCAAATTATAAACCGGTAATAGATTCTAATTATATTGAAACTAAAAGTAATGGTATAACTAAATCACCCGGTACCAGATCAACAATAACAAACAATATAATAATTCTGAAAGGTGGTATTGATGGCATTTTCCTGCATAGTTTTGCTTCAGACTCTAACTGGGTATTCAATAATAAAATTTATGCAGAGCAGGGAATAGATGCAATTTATACGAATGGAAGCAATCATCTATATATAGTCAATAACTATGCGACAGGGAACTTTCAAGATTTGGAATATGTGATTAGTATTGGTCCCAATCATTCTGTAAAAAATAATGTTGTTACGAATGCAGAAAGAGGAATAGAAGCCTGGGGCACACAGAATCTGATTTTTAAATACAACAACGTATGGAATAACGATATTAATTATTATGGCTTCACACCAGACACAACAAACCTCTCAGTTGACCCGATGGTAGTAAATGATGACACAACACAAGGAGATTTGGATTTTCATCTTGAGAAATATTCACCTTTAATAGATGCAGGCGATCCAACAATTCTTGACAGAGACGGAAGCAGAAGCGACATCGGGCTTTATGGTGGTCCTTACGGCTGGACATATACTTATGAGGATTTGGCTCCCCGCCCTCCTCATAATGTAACTGCCACGATAGAAGAAGGACTTGTAAAACTAACCTGGAATAAAAACACAGAAGCAGATTTCTCTCATTACAGGATTTACAGGGATACAGTTACAATTCTTATCTACGATTCAACAAAAATGATAGCAGAAACACCGGATACATTTTACTACGATCAGCTTCCACCGGTAAACAAAGAGACAAGATTTTATTATGTGATAACAGCATTCGACAACCAGGGAAACCAGAGCTATCCGAGTGAAGAGATAAATGTATTGGTAACAGGATTAGGAGAACATCCTCCAAAAGGATACGACGGATACAGACTTCTGGCAAATTACCCGAATCCATTTAATCCATCCACAAAAATTCCATACAGGTTAAAAGAAAGGGGACACGTTAGACTAAGTATTTATGATTTGAAAGGAGAGTTGGTAAGAATACTAGTGAACGAATGGCAGGAGAAAGGATATTATGAAGTAGTCTTTCAGCCGAATGCAGAAGACAAAAGTAAGATTACAAAGTTTGAAGTGATGATGGGAAAAACATACAGTCATATGTCAAGCGGAATGTATATTTATTCGATACAAGTAATAGACGAAAGAAATATACCTGTGTTCACCGATTCAGAAAAGATGATACTTCTCAAATAA
- a CDS encoding T9SS type A sorting domain-containing protein, giving the protein MKKILNISLLIVLLTSVNLFSQYPNILVDNSGSPNEVTIAINPLNPNILAAGANINCFYRSTNGGLTWTESQMVSSSLGVWGDPVVLFDSLGNLYYSHLSNPISGWWIDRIVVQRSTNNGLSWNGGVGIYQGISPQAQDKEWLAVDHSQSPYRGTIYATWTEFDDYGSSNQSDSSRIRFSKSTDYGLSWSPTKVISDVSGNCIDSDHTTEGAVPCVGPNGEVYVAWAGPVGIVFDKSLDGGQTWGQDIFVSDIPGGWDFEVSGIYRCNGLPITMCDISNSPYRGNVYVVWSDQRNGATDTDIFMARSTNGGNTWTSPIKVNNDNTTRHQFFVWSTIDPSTGHLWFVFYDRRNTTGAATDVFVAKSTDGGATFDNFKISESSFTPTSGVFFGDYTNIAALDGKIYPIWMRLQTSLSVWVSIIEDSITIPVELNNFAANAEDGKVFLSWQTSSELNNLGFYIERRDLNQAEEESEWIEIGFVEGHGNSTERNLYQFEDRLFYDGTYHYRLKQVDYDGAVNYSNELEVNLFTVKEFALSQNYPNPFNPTTTISFQLPEASYITLKVFDALGTEVATVAEGKYPAGVHEVNFNAEKLSSGLYLYRIISGSTELTRKMMLIK; this is encoded by the coding sequence ATGAAAAAAATTCTTAACATTTCTCTTCTTATTGTATTGTTAACTTCGGTTAATCTCTTTTCTCAGTATCCAAATATACTGGTTGATAACAGCGGCAGTCCAAACGAAGTTACGATTGCCATCAATCCTCTTAATCCGAATATACTTGCCGCAGGAGCAAACATTAATTGTTTTTATCGCTCAACTAATGGCGGATTAACCTGGACGGAATCTCAAATGGTTTCAAGTTCTCTCGGAGTCTGGGGCGATCCCGTCGTCTTATTTGACAGCCTTGGTAATCTTTATTATTCACATCTTTCTAACCCGATATCAGGCTGGTGGATTGATAGAATAGTTGTGCAAAGGTCAACTAATAACGGACTCAGCTGGAATGGTGGAGTAGGAATTTATCAGGGTATCTCACCTCAAGCACAGGATAAGGAATGGCTGGCGGTAGATCATTCGCAATCTCCATACAGGGGAACAATATATGCCACGTGGACTGAGTTCGATGACTATGGCAGTTCAAATCAGTCGGATAGTTCGAGAATAAGATTTTCAAAATCAACCGATTATGGTTTATCATGGAGCCCGACAAAAGTAATAAGTGATGTCAGTGGAAATTGTATAGACAGCGATCATACAACTGAAGGTGCAGTTCCTTGTGTTGGACCAAATGGCGAAGTTTATGTTGCGTGGGCTGGTCCGGTTGGAATCGTATTCGATAAATCACTTGATGGTGGTCAAACTTGGGGACAGGATATTTTTGTTTCCGATATTCCCGGCGGTTGGGATTTTGAGGTTTCAGGAATTTACAGATGCAACGGACTCCCGATTACAATGTGTGATATCAGCAATTCACCTTACAGAGGAAATGTTTATGTGGTTTGGTCAGATCAGAGAAATGGTGCAACTGATACTGATATTTTTATGGCAAGATCAACAAACGGTGGTAATACGTGGACTTCTCCGATAAAAGTCAACAACGATAACACAACCCGTCATCAGTTTTTTGTTTGGTCAACCATTGATCCTTCAACCGGTCATTTATGGTTTGTTTTTTATGATAGAAGAAACACAACCGGTGCTGCAACCGATGTCTTTGTTGCAAAATCAACTGACGGCGGCGCTACTTTTGATAACTTCAAGATCAGTGAAAGTTCTTTTACACCAACATCCGGAGTATTCTTTGGTGATTACACAAACATTGCGGCTTTAGATGGAAAGATTTATCCGATATGGATGCGGCTTCAGACCAGTCTGAGTGTTTGGGTTTCAATCATTGAAGACTCAATAACAATTCCGGTTGAGCTGAATAATTTTGCTGCAAATGCAGAAGACGGAAAAGTCTTTTTATCCTGGCAGACTTCAAGTGAACTAAACAACCTCGGATTCTATATTGAAAGAAGAGATTTGAATCAAGCAGAAGAAGAGAGTGAATGGATTGAAATTGGATTCGTTGAGGGACACGGCAACTCAACCGAAAGAAATTTATATCAGTTTGAAGACAGACTTTTCTATGACGGAACATATCACTACCGTTTGAAGCAGGTTGATTATGATGGTGCTGTAAATTATTCAAATGAGCTGGAAGTGAATTTATTTACTGTGAAAGAATTTGCACTCAGTCAGAACTATCCCAATCCGTTCAACCCAACAACAACAATTAGCTTCCAACTGCCTGAAGCTTCATATATTACATTGAAAGTATTCGATGCATTAGGAACAGAGGTTGCAACAGTAGCAGAAGGAAAATATCCTGCAGGAGTTCACGAAGTTAATTTTAATGCTGAAAAACTGAGCAGCGGATTGTATTTGTACAGAATTATTTCCGGCAGCACCGAGCTGACGCGAAAGATGATGCTGATTAAATAA
- a CDS encoding tetrathionate reductase family octaheme c-type cytochrome, with translation MKKLFLIPLLIISQSSFSQDHKENVSGPYDSPMDVTAECLMCHDDMGEQVLQSNHWNWLSSATSAKFKPELVNGKYVPINNFCLFVTDSSSQCVSCHVPFAGMDESFEFNSAENIDCLVCHDQTGTYKRLPFGSGISEADVDLLAVAQSVGKPKTENCATCHFSGSGGVLLRSGAMDASLLSPSEEIDYHLGGLGFGCSDCHESEAHNISLKNEAGESPVACENCHDANPHKKENLNNHSSAVACQTCHIPTYARTEPTVTFWDWSKAGEDRESTKDEYGQETYFKNFGELVWSKNIKPEYYWSDGSSDYYELGEKIEKSKVIDINKPAGKISNPKSKISPFKVVKSKQPYDPVNKNLIIPRIFGEESYASTSDWVTASTRGMQQINQEFSGTVDFIETKMYWPINHMVMSADNALKCTSCHGKGGEGLLNWKELGYPDDPMKKGGRVKNKLIKE, from the coding sequence ATGAAAAAGTTGTTTCTCATCCCACTGCTGATTATTTCCCAATCATCATTTTCCCAGGATCATAAAGAAAACGTTTCCGGACCTTATGATTCACCAATGGATGTCACTGCTGAATGTCTGATGTGTCACGATGATATGGGAGAGCAAGTGTTGCAATCCAATCATTGGAACTGGCTTTCGAGTGCAACATCGGCCAAATTCAAACCAGAGTTAGTTAACGGGAAATATGTACCGATAAATAATTTTTGTTTGTTTGTCACTGATAGTTCAAGTCAGTGTGTATCCTGCCATGTTCCATTTGCAGGAATGGATGAATCATTTGAGTTTAATTCAGCGGAAAATATTGATTGTCTTGTTTGTCATGATCAAACGGGTACTTACAAGAGATTGCCGTTCGGTTCAGGAATTTCTGAAGCAGATGTTGACTTACTTGCAGTGGCTCAAAGTGTTGGTAAACCAAAAACAGAAAATTGTGCGACCTGTCATTTCAGTGGAAGCGGGGGAGTTCTTTTACGAAGCGGAGCGATGGATGCAAGTCTTCTCAGTCCGTCCGAAGAAATTGATTATCATCTCGGCGGATTGGGATTCGGTTGTTCCGATTGTCACGAAAGTGAAGCGCATAATATCTCACTTAAAAATGAAGCAGGAGAAAGTCCTGTAGCTTGCGAAAATTGTCACGATGCAAATCCTCACAAAAAGGAAAACTTGAACAATCATTCATCAGCGGTTGCGTGTCAAACCTGTCATATTCCAACTTATGCAAGAACAGAACCAACAGTTACTTTCTGGGATTGGTCAAAAGCAGGTGAAGACAGGGAATCAACAAAAGATGAATACGGTCAGGAAACTTACTTTAAAAATTTCGGCGAACTCGTATGGTCAAAAAATATAAAACCGGAGTATTACTGGAGTGATGGTTCTTCAGATTATTATGAGCTTGGTGAAAAAATTGAAAAGTCAAAAGTGATTGACATAAACAAACCAGCAGGTAAAATTTCAAATCCAAAATCAAAAATTTCTCCTTTCAAAGTTGTTAAATCTAAACAACCTTACGATCCTGTAAATAAAAATCTTATCATCCCGAGAATTTTTGGAGAAGAAAGTTACGCAAGTACATCTGATTGGGTCACTGCGTCGACAAGAGGAATGCAGCAGATAAATCAGGAATTTTCCGGTACGGTAGATTTCATTGAAACAAAAATGTACTGGCCAATCAATCATATGGTGATGAGTGCAGACAACGCTCTTAAATGTACTTCCTGCCACGGAAAAGGCGGTGAAGGATTGCTCAACTGGAAAGAACTTGGATATCCTGACGATCCAATGAAAAAAGGCGGACGGGTTAAAAACAAATTGATAAAGGAATAA
- a CDS encoding DUF2279 domain-containing protein: protein MQIIKNILLLYLLLSSSVVLAQNSTIPHPGSPIFSSSASIYSDHYFSTLIDNEINASPKMKLAMASQPIFVNSESPLIDGTIWRANSDIDYLRLSSIGGLMLAANLIALDYQMDIWYSEKTTGFHSLDLVEDWGKYQQMDKFGHFTDAYFTSDLSGKIYRWSGMSGNTSVWLGALTGWLWMLEIELNDAFMAEWGFSWGDMLANTAGSTFYVLQQFNYDLLGGIHPKFSWHKSDAWKEMRYNRDPKALIEDYEGMTFWVTVNPHHYFPDSWKKTYPEWLAPLGLAFGVSAKISELIHGADTRNISSDSMLILENYQSGEIPD, encoded by the coding sequence GTGCAAATAATAAAAAACATATTGCTGCTTTATTTGCTTTTATCCTCATCTGTTGTACTTGCTCAGAATTCTACAATACCACATCCCGGATCTCCAATATTTTCTTCATCGGCAAGCATTTATTCCGATCATTATTTTTCAACACTAATTGATAATGAAATAAATGCATCACCCAAAATGAAACTTGCGATGGCAAGTCAACCAATTTTTGTAAACAGCGAAAGCCCTTTGATCGATGGTACAATTTGGAGAGCAAATTCCGACATCGACTATTTGAGATTAAGTTCTATCGGCGGACTGATGCTTGCTGCAAATCTCATTGCACTTGATTATCAGATGGATATCTGGTATAGCGAAAAAACAACAGGCTTTCATTCACTCGATTTAGTTGAGGATTGGGGAAAATACCAGCAGATGGATAAGTTCGGTCACTTTACTGATGCATACTTTACAAGTGATCTTTCCGGAAAAATTTATCGCTGGTCAGGAATGTCAGGCAACACTTCTGTCTGGCTTGGTGCATTGACCGGATGGTTGTGGATGCTTGAGATTGAGTTGAACGATGCATTTATGGCTGAATGGGGCTTTAGCTGGGGTGATATGCTTGCAAATACCGCAGGCTCAACATTCTATGTGCTTCAGCAATTCAACTATGATCTGCTTGGCGGAATTCATCCAAAATTCAGCTGGCATAAATCCGATGCCTGGAAAGAGATGAGATACAATCGTGATCCAAAAGCTCTGATTGAAGATTATGAAGGGATGACTTTTTGGGTAACAGTAAATCCACATCATTATTTTCCAGATAGTTGGAAGAAAACTTACCCTGAATGGCTTGCACCGCTTGGGCTTGCTTTCGGTGTCAGTGCAAAGATATCGGAATTAATCCATGGGGCGGATACCAGGAATATTTCTTCGGACTCGATGTTGATCTTAGAAAATTACCAATCTGGGGAGATTCCGGACTGA
- a CDS encoding YitT family protein, giving the protein MDAKKNQFNKKAFRDYIFITIGAAIMALGIGIFLVDAKVVPGGVSGLSMAIYYLTGGAFPIGVTIWLLNIPLFIWGVKELGTQFGARTFFGFTLNSFFIDFFRGELPGFSFIQLQNTETIMRLRQDDFLFLILLGAALLGIGLGLVFKFRGSTAGSDIVAAIMQKRFGIKPGMAIMIIDFFVIVIAGFIIELKDLAGDRSAMTLTLYALFLLFVSGRLVDAIIDGFDYARAAYIISDKNDEIAKVIMKDFSRGATAVKARGLYRNVDREIIFTVVALRELGKLTHTIKQIDPQAFVTVNNVHEVLGEGFRRRI; this is encoded by the coding sequence ATGGATGCAAAAAAAAATCAATTCAACAAAAAAGCTTTTAGAGATTATATTTTTATCACAATCGGTGCCGCAATTATGGCACTCGGTATTGGAATTTTTCTTGTTGATGCTAAAGTTGTACCAGGAGGTGTCAGTGGATTATCAATGGCAATTTATTATCTGACAGGCGGTGCATTCCCGATTGGTGTTACTATCTGGCTTCTTAATATTCCACTATTCATCTGGGGAGTGAAAGAGCTCGGGACACAGTTCGGTGCAAGAACATTTTTTGGATTTACTTTGAATTCATTCTTTATCGATTTCTTTAGGGGTGAACTTCCGGGATTCAGTTTTATTCAGCTTCAAAACACCGAAACAATAATGAGACTGCGACAAGATGATTTTCTATTTTTGATTTTGCTCGGTGCTGCACTACTTGGAATTGGATTAGGTCTGGTTTTCAAATTCAGAGGATCAACTGCTGGAAGTGATATTGTCGCGGCGATAATGCAAAAAAGATTCGGCATCAAACCAGGAATGGCAATTATGATAATTGATTTCTTCGTAATTGTAATTGCAGGATTTATAATAGAACTAAAAGATCTTGCTGGTGACAGAAGTGCAATGACACTTACACTTTACGCTTTGTTTCTGCTTTTTGTTTCGGGCAGACTTGTCGATGCGATCATTGATGGCTTTGATTATGCTCGTGCTGCATATATAATCTCTGATAAAAACGATGAAATTGCCAAAGTAATTATGAAGGATTTTAGCAGAGGAGCAACGGCTGTTAAAGCCCGTGGTCTTTATAGAAATGTTGACAGAGAAATTATTTTTACCGTTGTGGCTTTAAGAGAACTCGGAAAACTTACACATACAATTAAGCAAATTGACCCTCAAGCTTTTGTTACAGTCAATAATGTTCACGAAGTATTGGGAGAAGGATTCAGAAGAAGAATTTAG
- a CDS encoding AMP nucleosidase — MKTKLDIAKNWLPRYTGTKIDEFGDYMLLTNFDDYVEKFAIKFKTDIKGLGKPMQTATNSDGLSIINFGIGSANAATIMDLLSARAPKGVLFLGKCGGLKKSTELGHFILPTAAIRGEGTSNDYKPAEVPALPSFKLHKFVSDKIVQRGFEYRTGVVYTTNRRLWEWDDEFKNYLRKLSTIAIDMETATLFIVGLVNEIPRGALLLVSDVPMLPEGIKTEESDKEVTQKYSDVHLEIGIEAMTEIGEKGEHIKHFTF, encoded by the coding sequence ATGAAAACAAAACTTGACATAGCAAAAAACTGGCTTCCGCGTTACACGGGAACAAAGATAGATGAGTTCGGCGATTATATGCTGCTCACAAACTTCGATGATTATGTAGAGAAGTTTGCAATTAAATTTAAGACCGATATTAAAGGTCTCGGTAAGCCAATGCAGACAGCAACAAACTCAGATGGTTTGTCAATAATAAATTTTGGAATTGGTTCGGCAAACGCCGCGACTATTATGGATTTACTTTCTGCACGAGCACCAAAAGGTGTTTTATTTCTTGGTAAATGCGGCGGCTTAAAAAAATCAACTGAGCTTGGACATTTTATTCTTCCAACAGCCGCAATAAGAGGCGAGGGGACAAGCAATGATTACAAACCAGCGGAAGTTCCCGCACTGCCTTCGTTTAAACTGCACAAATTTGTTTCGGATAAAATTGTTCAACGAGGATTTGAATACAGAACAGGAGTTGTTTATACAACCAACAGAAGATTATGGGAATGGGATGATGAATTCAAAAATTATCTGCGCAAACTTTCCACTATTGCAATCGATATGGAAACAGCAACTCTTTTTATCGTTGGATTGGTAAATGAAATTCCGCGTGGTGCTTTGCTTTTAGTTTCGGATGTTCCGATGCTGCCTGAAGGAATCAAGACGGAAGAATCAGATAAAGAAGTAACTCAGAAATATTCGGATGTTCATCTTGAAATTGGAATTGAAGCAATGACCGAGATCGGTGAAAAGGGCGAGCACATAAAGCATTTTACGTTTTGA
- a CDS encoding T9SS type A sorting domain-containing protein, with product MYCNILGSDTSSTDGVVSFKPYNNTNNTLANCLIANYDNNLPSFGIKIFNDYQSGQGGSHQTVIDCEIKNFKKAGIEIHIADNSSLIGNIIHNELEVSSNSLSGINCYARHVTISKCKIYDLISSELNSNDVYGIKILRGWGGVVDNNFISLSGNEQSSITGIYLKGELFIGYYFYYNSINIFGNCENSEGSSCLKRDWTLTENPSLYPPWYLLNNILVNKRVNTSGNGIHLAIDSNDPYYSADYDYNNYYVAPSNNYIGKWINTYASNIEEWKILSNRDPNSVSTDVIFISDTDLHLTGSSIGDSLLIGIPISGITHDIDGELRDPISPYKGADEVDSPVVITETIKKPSNYSLFQNYPNPFNSSTTIAYGLPKATYVSLIIYDCLANNVRTLVNEVQAAGTHYVVFESNNLSSGIYFMRIRAENWDETKRIIILK from the coding sequence ATGTATTGTAACATTCTCGGTAGTGATACAAGTTCAACAGATGGTGTGGTTTCATTTAAACCTTACAATAACACTAATAACACTTTAGCAAATTGTCTAATTGCAAATTATGATAATAACTTACCTTCGTTTGGGATAAAAATCTTTAATGATTACCAAAGTGGTCAGGGTGGTTCTCATCAAACTGTAATAGATTGTGAAATTAAAAATTTCAAAAAAGCAGGAATAGAAATTCACATAGCAGATAATTCGTCGTTAATCGGGAATATTATCCACAATGAATTAGAAGTATCAAGTAATTCATTATCAGGAATTAATTGTTACGCTAGGCATGTGACAATAAGTAAGTGTAAAATCTATGATTTGATTTCCAGTGAATTAAATTCAAATGATGTATATGGGATAAAGATTTTGAGAGGTTGGGGCGGAGTTGTTGACAATAATTTTATTTCTCTCTCAGGTAATGAACAATCATCTATTACTGGAATTTATTTAAAGGGAGAATTATTTATTGGTTATTATTTCTACTATAATTCAATTAACATTTTTGGAAATTGTGAAAATTCTGAGGGTAGTAGTTGCCTTAAAAGGGATTGGACTTTGACTGAAAATCCTTCTTTGTACCCACCATGGTATTTACTCAATAACATTCTTGTAAATAAAAGAGTGAATACATCAGGTAATGGAATACATTTGGCTATTGATTCTAATGATCCTTATTATTCAGCAGATTATGACTACAATAATTACTATGTAGCACCTTCAAATAATTATATCGGGAAGTGGATAAACACTTATGCTTCAAATATCGAAGAATGGAAAATATTGAGTAACCGAGATCCGAATTCAGTGAGTACGGATGTAATTTTTATTTCTGATACCGATTTGCATTTGACTGGGAGTTCTATTGGAGACAGTTTGTTAATTGGAATTCCAATAAGCGGAATAACTCATGATATAGATGGTGAATTAAGAGATCCCATTTCACCATATAAAGGTGCTGATGAAGTGGATAGTCCAGTCGTTATTACAGAGACTATTAAAAAACCATCGAATTATTCTCTTTTTCAAAACTACCCTAACCCATTCAACTCATCTACAACAATTGCTTATGGATTGCCTAAAGCAACATATGTTTCGCTAATCATTTATGATTGCTTGGCGAACAATGTTAGAACATTAGTTAATGAAGTTCAAGCAGCTGGGACACATTATGTAGTTTTTGAATCAAATAATCTTTCCAGCGGAATATACTTCATGAGAATTCGAGCAGAGAATTGGGATGAAACGAAACGAATAATTATCTTAAAATAA